The following proteins come from a genomic window of Panicum hallii strain FIL2 chromosome 8, PHallii_v3.1, whole genome shotgun sequence:
- the LOC112901906 gene encoding uncharacterized protein LOC112901906, with translation MPATDFQGSSTPSHSHSSPFSSFGRSLLSLRRDTPASASAAAAMPPPGVEPEMEEFHGHIAAHLADLRSAGGGEEEFMSIAWIRRLLEAFLLCQEEFRVLLAEARRRGALPAQAERLVAEFGERAVKALDVCNAARDGIDQARRWERLAGIAASVLLAPAEGEIHEGQLRRARKALADLSVLLIDDAAAAAGAGGGVASFLASHRNRSFGRARASPSRAASLASSSSSPSTHFRSLSWSVSRTWSAARQLQAIGAGLAAPRGSEASGLTAPAYAMGCLLHLAAWALVAAVPCPDRGGALQANHLPSAPPRAAFPWAPPLLALQERLAEEGKRKDRRNSCGLLREIHALEKCAQRLAEAIDAAPAPLTSEREAEVRDAAAELAAVCAAMKEGLDPLERQVREVFHRIVRSRMEGLDSPMLNAD, from the coding sequence ATGCCGGCCACGGACTTCCAGGGATCATCCACGCCGTCCCACTCCCACTCCTCCCCGTTCTCCTCCTTCGGGCGCTCGCTCCTCTCCCTCCGCCGCGACACCCCGGCCTCGGCGTCGGCTGCGGCGGCGATGCCGCCGCCCGGCGTGGAGCCCGAGATGGAGGAGTTCCACGGCCACATCGCCGCGCACCTCGCGGACCTGAGGTCTGctggcggcggggaggaggagtTCATGTCCATCGCGTGGATCCGGCGCCTGCTGGAGGCGTTCCTGCTGTGCCAGGAGGAGTTCCGGGTGCTGCTGGCCgaggcgcgccgccgcggggcgcTGCCGGCGCAGGCGGAGAGGCTGGTGGCGGAGTTCGGGGAGCGCGCGGTCAAGGCGCTCGATGTTTGCAACGCGGCGCGCGACGGGATCGACCAGGCGCGCCGGTGGGAGCGCCTCGCCGGCATCGCGGCGTCCGTGCTGCTCGCGCCGGCCGAgggggagatccacgagggccaGCTCCGCCGCGCGCGGAAGGCGCTCGCGGACCTCTCCGTGCTCCTCATCgacgacgcggccgccgccgcgggggccggcggcggggtcgcCTCGTTCCTCGCCTCCCACCGCAACCGCTCCTTCGgccgcgcgcgggcgtcgcCCTCCCGCGCCGCGTCCCtcgcctcctcctcgtcgtcgcccTCCACCCACTTCCGCTCGCTCTCGTGGAGCGTGTCCCGCACGTGGTCGGCGGCGCGGCAGCTGCAAGCCATCGGGGCCGGtctggccgcgccgcgcgggAGCGAGGCCTCGGGCCTCACCGCGCCGGCCTACGCCATGGGCTGCCTGCTCCACCTCGCCGCGTGGGCGCTCGTCGCCGCCGTCCCCTGCCCGGACCGCGGCGGCGCACTCCAGGCGAACCAcctcccgtccgcgccgccgcgcgcggcgtTCCCCTGGGCGCCACCGCTCCTCGCGCTCCAGGAACGCCTCGCCGAGGAGGGCAAGCGCAAGGACCGGCGCAATTCGTGCGGCCTGCTCAGGGAAATCCACGCGCTGGAGAAGTGCGCGCAGAGGCTCGCCGAGGCAATCGACGCGGCCCCTGCCCCCCTCACCAGCGAGCGGGAGGCCGAGGTGCGGGATGCTGCAGCCGAGCTCGCCGCGGTGTGCGCCGCCATGAAGGAGGGGCTGGACCCGCTTGAGAGGCAGGTCCGGGAGGTCTTCCACCGCATCGTGCGCAGCCGAATGGAGGGTCTCGATTCACCGATGCTCAATGCCGATTGA
- the LOC112902031 gene encoding uncharacterized protein LOC112902031: MEGNNVPPESMMQGAPYGSLDLHGNSVQTHAPNSGKQIFSNSQMPGTFTTTMNRATEPVDFPGFQFKEHGKCDKHHHHHSHHSINSMSDDEEHDMTEDATDTPSSKGKKGSPWHRMKWTDTMVKLLITAVSYSGDDHGPDLGGGRRNFTIMQKKGKWKAISKVMGERECHVSPQQCEDKFNDLNKRYKRLTDILGRGIACNVVANPALLDSMNHLSDKKKEDAKKILSSKHLFYEEMCSYHNNNRANLPEDHALQHSLLLALRCKDEHDPRRDTSGNDYEDDQSVDSDYEENDEEQHHVHANMREPSTHKRPRHGDAALVTSSSHKGSERSGPHGIEVDINKAFPDGTNWSLMQQDLASQTLEIQKRLLQIEEKDLELKMQRLKWDRYRKKKDREIQRMEMENEQMMIENKRLENELRQKELELELKLKGQANNA, encoded by the coding sequence ATGGAAGGCAATAACGTACCCCCTGAAAGCATGATGCAAGGGGCTCCTTATGGCAGTTTAGACTTACATGGCAACTCTGTGCAAACCCATGCTCCAAACTCAGGAAAACAGATCTTCAGCAACTCTCAGATGCCTGGGACTTTCACAACGACTATGAACAGGGCTACAGAGCCTGTTGACTTTCCTGGGTTTCAATTCAAAGAACATGGAAAGTGTGATAAACACCATCATCACCACAGTCATCACTCAATTAACAGCATGAGTGATGACGAAGAACATGATATGACTGAAGATGCTACCGATACCCCCAGTAGCAAAGGCAAGAAGGGCTCCCCGTGGCATCGGATGAAGTGGACAGATACAATGGTAAAGCTTTTAATTACAGCAGTGTCATACAGTGGAGATGATCATGGTCCTGATTTAGGTGGTGGCAGGAGGAACTTTACAATAATGCAGAAGAAGGGCAAATGGAAGGCTATATCGAAGGTCATGGGCGAGAGAGAATGCCATGTGTCACCACAGCAGTGCGAGGATAAGTTCAATGACCTTAACAAGAGATACAAAAGGCTGACAGACATCCTTGGCAGGGGTATTGCTTGCAATGTTGTGGCAAATCCAGCACTTCTTGATAGCATGAATCATCTTTCTGATAAGAAGAAAGAAGATGCGAAGAAGATACTTAGCTCAAAGCACCTGTTCTATGAGGAGATGTGTTCCTACCACAATAACAACCGAGCGAATTTGCCTGAAGATCATGCACTTCAGCATTCACTACTTCTTGCCCTTAGATGTAAAGATGAGCATGATCCTCGGAGGGATACAAGTGGAAATGATTATGAAGATGATCAAAGCGTGGATTCTGATTATGAGGAGAATGATGAAGAGCAACATCATGTGCATGCAAACATGAGGGAGCCATCAACGCACAAAAGGCCACGCCATGGTGATGCAGCTTTGGTCACCTCAAGCTCTCATAAAGGTAGTGAGAGGTCTGGTCCCCATGGCATCGAAGTGGATATCAACAAGGCTTTCCCGGATGGAACCAACTGGTCTTTGATGCAACAGGACTTGGCTTCACAAACACTAGAGATTCAGAAACGTCTCTTGCAGATTGAAGAAAAAGATCTGGAACTCAAAATGCAGCGTCTGAAGTGGGACCGATACAGGAAGAAGAAAGACAGGGAGATACAAAGAATGGAGATGGAGAATGAACAAATGATGATTGAGAATAAACGCTTGGAAAATGAGCTAAGACAGAAGGAGCTAGAGTTAGAGCTTAAGCTAAAAGGCCAGGCGAATAATGCATGA
- the LOC112902730 gene encoding tubby-like F-box protein 13, with protein sequence MSFRSIVRDVRDGFGSLSRRGFEVRLLGHRRGKSHGAVHELHDPVPVVQSSCWASLPPELLRDVIERLEASEDTWPSRKNVVVCASVCRTWREMCREIVKNPEFSGKITFPVSLKQPGPRDGTIQCFIKRDKSTQIYYLYLCLSSTVLVENGKFLLSAKRNCRATCTEYIISMNSGNVSRSTNTNTYIGKLRSNFLGTKFVIYDTQPPYNAASSTQSGKTSHRFYSKKASAKVSCSRYSIAQVSYELNVLGTRGPRRMNCVMHSIPASCLEAGGSVPCQPDSIVAHSPGGSFSSVSLSKSSVMDHSMHFSSARFSDVATGLGLGTEGRALFDDEECNDRPLVLRNKSPRWHEQLQCWCLNFRGRVTVASVKNFQLVAATQPAAGAPTPSQPAPAPPPDQDKVILQFGKVAKDMFTMDYRYPLSAFQAFAICLSSFDTKLACE encoded by the exons ATGTCATTTCGAAGCATTGTGCGCGATGTAAGGGATGGCTTCGGGAGCTTATCTAGGAGGGGATTTGAGGTCAGGCTTCTGGGTCATCGCCGAGGGAAATCTCATGGTGCTGTACATGAGCTGCACGACCCAGTGCCTGTGGTACAGAGCAGCTGCTGGGCTAGCTTGCCTCCTGAATTACTTCGAGATGTGATTGAGAGGTTGGAGGCCAGTGAGGATACATGGCCTTCTAGGAAGAATGTAGTTGTTTGTGCATCTGTCTGCAGAACATGGAGAGAGATGTGTAGAGAGATTGTCAAGAACCCAGAGTTTTCTGGGAAGATCACTTTTCCTGTTTCTCTGAAACAG CCTGGGCCTCGAGATGGAACTATACAGTGTTTCATTAAGAGGGATAAATCTACACAAATCTACTACCTGTACCTTTGTCTTAGCTCAA CCGTGCTTGTCGAAAATGGCAAATTCCTTCTGTCAGCAAAAAGAAACTGCCGTGCAACATGTACAGAATATATAATATCAATGAATTCTGGCAATGTATCTAGGTCTACCAATACCAACACATACATTGGGAAATTGAG GTCAAATTTCCTTGGCACAAAGTTTGTAATCTATGATACTCAGCCGCCATACAATGCAGCAAGTTCTACACAGTCAGGGAAAACAAGCCATAGATTCTACTCCAAGAAGGCATCGGCAAAGGTTTCTTGCAGCAGGTACAGCATAGCACAAGTCTCATACGAGCTGAATGTCTTGGGAACTCGAGGTCCGAGGCGGATGAACTGCGTAATGCACTCCATACCAGCCTCATGCCTTGAGGCTGGTGGAAGTGTCCCTTGCCAGCCGGATAGCATCGTTGCCCACTCTCCCGGCGGATCCTTCAGCAGTGTCTCCTTGTCAAAGTCATCCGTTATGGACCACTCTATGCATTTCAGCAGCGCTCGGTTCTCTGATGTTGCAACAGGCTTAGGCCTAGGGACTGAAGGCCGGGCATTGTTCGACGACGAAGAGTGCAACGACAGGCCTTTGGTCCTCCGCAACAAGTCTCCAAGGTGGCACGAGCAACTTCAGTGCTGGTGTCTCAACTTTCGTGGTCGGGTCACAGTTGCTTCAGTCAAGAACTTCCAGCTGGTGGCTGCGACACAACCTGCCGCGGGAGCCCCAACCCCATCCCAGCCAGCCCCAGCGCCTCCGCCGGATCAAGACAAGGTCATACTGCAGTTTGGGAAGGTTGCCAAGGACATGTTCACCATGGACTACCGCTACCCGCTGTCAGCCTTCCAAGCGTTCGCGATCTGCCTGAGCAGCTTCGACACCAAGCTGGCCTGCGAATAA